One window from the genome of Gemella haemolysans ATCC 10379 encodes:
- a CDS encoding lactonase family protein: MVRAYIGTYTKATSEGIYLVELSEEGKVLEVRNVAKVDNPTYLALSNDNKYLYSVSKVDGKGAVTSFEVEENGDLKELTSVAQEGNPPCYVELNSEKNTLLSANYHLGTIDSYSVENGELVKLLSTDHHEGSGVHERQEKPHVHFSGFTPSEKYVFSCDLGTDEITSYKLNEGVLEKVATFKAKDGSGVRHIVFSSDEKQAFVMTELTSEVIAFNYDGEGNLTNPTYYPTLPEGFSLENKGSAIKISNDNRFIYVSNRGQDAIVIFENTESGLIQLQTISTEGEGPRDFDLSKDNTLAIATNENSGTITVYTVNKKTGELTVVASEVVVPEAVCAKFI, encoded by the coding sequence ATGGTAAGAGCATATATTGGAACATATACGAAAGCAACTAGTGAAGGAATATATTTAGTTGAGTTATCTGAAGAAGGAAAAGTACTAGAAGTTAGAAATGTAGCAAAAGTTGACAATCCAACGTATTTAGCATTGTCTAATGATAATAAATATTTATATAGTGTATCAAAAGTAGATGGAAAAGGTGCTGTTACAAGCTTTGAAGTTGAAGAAAATGGTGATTTGAAAGAATTAACATCAGTTGCCCAAGAAGGAAATCCTCCTTGTTATGTAGAGTTAAACTCAGAGAAAAATACTTTATTATCAGCGAACTATCATTTAGGTACGATCGATAGTTATTCTGTTGAAAATGGTGAGCTTGTAAAACTCTTATCAACAGATCATCATGAAGGAAGTGGAGTACACGAAAGACAAGAGAAACCTCATGTGCATTTTTCAGGATTTACCCCAAGTGAAAAATATGTCTTTTCATGTGATTTAGGAACTGATGAGATTACATCGTATAAGCTTAATGAAGGGGTTTTAGAAAAAGTAGCTACTTTTAAAGCTAAAGATGGAAGTGGAGTTCGCCACATAGTATTTAGTAGTGACGAAAAACAAGCTTTTGTTATGACAGAACTTACTAGTGAGGTAATTGCTTTTAATTACGATGGAGAAGGGAACTTAACAAATCCAACATATTATCCTACACTACCTGAAGGTTTTTCATTAGAAAATAAAGGTAGTGCGATAAAAATTTCAAATGATAATAGATTTATCTATGTTTCTAATAGAGGACAAGATGCTATAGTTATTTTTGAAAATACAGAATCAGGTCTAATACAGCTTCAAACTATTAGTACTGAAGGAGAGGGGCCTAGAGATTTTGACCTTTCAAAAGATAATACTTTAGCAATTGCGACAAATGAAAATAGTGGAACAATTACTGTGTACACTGTTAATAAGAAAACAGGTGAACTAACTGTTGTTGCTTCTGAGGTAGTTGTACCTGAGGCAGTTTGTGCTAAGTTTATATAG
- a CDS encoding GNAT family N-acetyltransferase: MNLIIKKIIDKKEKETISKEVLYDLPEWFGLPESTKEYIEDSQDKPFLACYADNEVAGFIVLNATSKDTADIFVMGIKKKFHRMGIGTKLNIEFENMAKNLGYSYSQVKTVKMGHYKEYDITNEFYIAMGYKELECFPTLWDEWNPCQIYIKYLGE; encoded by the coding sequence ATGAATTTAATAATTAAAAAAATAATAGACAAGAAAGAAAAAGAAACAATATCAAAAGAGGTCCTTTACGACCTTCCTGAATGGTTTGGTCTACCTGAAAGTACAAAAGAGTATATTGAAGATTCACAAGATAAACCGTTTTTGGCTTGCTATGCAGATAATGAAGTTGCAGGTTTTATCGTATTAAACGCAACAAGTAAGGATACTGCAGATATTTTTGTAATGGGTATAAAGAAAAAATTTCATAGAATGGGAATTGGAACAAAACTAAACATAGAATTCGAAAATATGGCAAAAAATCTTGGATATTCTTACTCACAGGTAAAAACTGTAAAAATGGGCCACTACAAAGAATATGATATTACTAATGAATTCTATATCGCAATGGGATATAAAGAATTAGAATGTTTTCCTACCTTATGGGACGAATGGAATCCATGTCAAATATATATTAAATATTTAGGGGAATAA
- the merA gene encoding mercury(II) reductase encodes MNKFKVNISGMTCTGCEKRVESALEKIGAKNIESSYRRGEAVFELPDDIEVESAIKAIDEANYQAGEIEEVSSLENVALINEDNYDLLIIGSGAAAFSSAIKAIEYGAKVGMIERGTVGGTCVNIGCVPSKTLLRAGEINHLSKDNPFIGLQTSAGEVDLASLITQKDKLVSELQNQKYMDLIDEYNFDLIKGEAKFVDASTVEVNGAKLSAKRFLIATGASPSLPQISGLEKMDYLTSTTLLELKKIPKRLTVIGSGYIGMELGQLFHHLGSEITLMQRSERLLKEYDPEISESVEKALIEQGINLVKGATFERVEQSGEIKRVYVTVNGSREVIESDQLLIATGRKPNTDSLNLSAAGVETGKNNEILINDFGQTSNEKIYAAGDVTLGPQFVYVAAYEGGIITDNAIGGLNKKIDLSVVPAVTFTNPTVATVGLTEEQAKEKGYDVKTSVLPLDAVPRAIVNRETTGVFKLVADAETLKVLGVHIVSENAGDVIYAASLAVKFGLTIEDLTETLAPYLTMAEGLKLVALTFDKDISKLSCCAG; translated from the coding sequence ATGAATAAATTTAAGGTAAACATTTCAGGAATGACTTGTACGGGTTGTGAAAAACGCGTAGAATCAGCACTTGAAAAGATAGGTGCTAAAAATATTGAGTCTAGTTATCGTCGTGGTGAAGCAGTATTTGAACTGCCCGATGATATTGAGGTTGAAAGTGCAATAAAGGCGATTGATGAAGCAAATTACCAAGCCGGAGAAATTGAAGAAGTATCATCACTAGAAAACGTGGCGTTAATTAATGAAGATAATTATGACCTTCTTATCATTGGTTCTGGTGCTGCTGCCTTTTCTTCGGCAATTAAAGCTATAGAATACGGTGCAAAAGTTGGAATGATTGAGCGTGGAACGGTTGGGGGAACCTGTGTGAATATTGGCTGTGTTCCGTCAAAAACTCTTCTTAGGGCAGGGGAAATCAATCATTTATCAAAAGACAATCCGTTTATAGGTTTACAAACATCCGCTGGAGAAGTGGATTTAGCTAGTTTAATCACGCAAAAGGATAAATTGGTGAGCGAACTTCAGAATCAAAAATATATGGATTTAATTGATGAATATAATTTTGATTTAATTAAAGGTGAAGCAAAATTCGTTGATGCTAGTACGGTTGAGGTCAATGGGGCAAAGTTATCTGCAAAACGCTTTTTAATTGCAACAGGTGCATCGCCTTCGTTGCCCCAAATTTCAGGACTTGAAAAAATGGACTATTTAACCAGTACAACACTTCTTGAGTTAAAGAAAATACCAAAACGATTAACTGTAATTGGTTCAGGATACATTGGAATGGAGCTTGGACAACTATTTCATCATTTAGGTTCAGAAATAACGCTTATGCAAAGAAGTGAGAGACTTTTAAAGGAGTATGATCCTGAGATTTCAGAGTCAGTTGAAAAAGCGTTAATTGAACAGGGTATAAACCTTGTCAAAGGGGCAACTTTTGAGCGTGTTGAACAAAGTGGAGAGATAAAAAGGGTTTACGTAACAGTAAATGGCAGTAGAGAAGTCATTGAATCAGATCAGTTACTTATTGCCACTGGAAGAAAACCAAATACGGATTCTTTAAATTTAAGTGCAGCAGGTGTTGAAACTGGAAAAAATAATGAAATCCTGATCAATGATTTTGGTCAAACAAGTAATGAAAAGATTTATGCAGCAGGAGATGTGACTTTAGGACCACAATTTGTATATGTAGCAGCCTATGAAGGTGGAATTATTACTGATAATGCTATTGGTGGATTAAACAAAAAAATAGATTTATCGGTAGTTCCTGCTGTTACGTTTACGAATCCGACGGTTGCAACGGTTGGTTTAACAGAAGAACAAGCAAAAGAGAAAGGGTATGATGTGAAGACATCTGTATTACCTTTAGATGCTGTTCCAAGAGCAATTGTAAACCGTGAAACAACCGGTGTATTTAAACTAGTAGCAGATGCAGAAACACTAAAAGTATTAGGGGTTCATATTGTATCTGAAAATGCAGGAGATGTCATCTATGCAGCATCATTAGCTGTTAAATTTGGCTTAACGATAGAAGATTTAACAGAAACCCTAGCACCATATTTAACAATGGCTGAAGGGCTAAAATTAGTTGCACTTACGTTCGATAAAGATATTTCGAAATTATCTTGTTGTGCAGGCTAA
- the merR gene encoding Hg(II)-responsive transcriptional regulator translates to MIYRISEFADKCGVNKETIRYYERKNLLQEPHRTEAGYRIYSYDDVKRVGFIKRIQELGFSLSEIYKLLGVVDKDEVRCQDMFEFVSKKQKEVQKQIEDLKRIETMLDDLKQRCPAEKQLHSCPIIEILT, encoded by the coding sequence ATGATTTATCGCATTAGTGAGTTTGCAGATAAATGTGGAGTTAATAAAGAAACGATCAGATATTACGAGCGAAAAAATTTATTACAAGAACCTCACCGAACGGAAGCTGGTTATCGGATATATTCATATGATGACGTTAAGCGTGTTGGGTTTATTAAACGAATACAGGAACTTGGTTTCTCTTTAAGCGAGATTTATAAATTACTTGGTGTTGTAGATAAAGATGAAGTTCGTTGTCAAGATATGTTCGAATTTGTTTCTAAAAAACAAAAGGAAGTGCAAAAACAAATAGAGGATTTAAAACGAATTGAAACTATGTTAGACGACTTAAAACAACGATGTCCAGCTGAAAAGCAATTACATTCGTGTCCAATAATAGAAATATTAACATGA
- a CDS encoding putative holin-like toxin — MSTYEAIQLMIDFAVFVIALLTLVVAIVTYMMKK, encoded by the coding sequence ATGTCTACGTACGAAGCTATCCAACTAATGATAGATTTTGCGGTTTTTGTAATTGCACTTTTGACTTTGGTTGTAGCTATTGTTACTTATATGATGAAAAAATAA
- a CDS encoding putative holin-like toxin, whose protein sequence is MSAYEIVQTIIGINLLIVSVVSACIVALKKDNKK, encoded by the coding sequence TTGTCAGCTTACGAAATTGTACAGACGATTATTGGAATAAATCTATTGATTGTTTCAGTAGTTAGTGCATGTATTGTAGCATTAAAAAAAGACAATAAAAAATAA
- a CDS encoding ABC transporter permease, with the protein MDTVLSLLDSMLQYTAPILIAAIGGFYSEKSGVVNIALDGFVIFGSFIASLLALSVFDGSPTLFQLVICLVVATLAGGLMSLIHAYISINLKADQVISGTAINLITPAIALFLVNHFNGTYELLLASGFPRYTVFGKFTIYPTVFIAVILVIVTYYVIYKRPFGLRLRSVGENPQASDSLGLNVFKYRYIGVFISGCLAGLAGAIIATTFSQGFNAAITVYGFGYLALAALIFGKYNPITITLASLFFGGTKVFAEKVSILAPDLPIPVSFWNMFPFVATIIALIVFSKKTSTPEALGIPYDKGLR; encoded by the coding sequence ATGGATACAGTATTATCACTATTAGACTCAATGTTACAATATACTGCACCTATTCTTATAGCTGCCATCGGTGGTTTCTATTCGGAAAAAAGTGGGGTTGTTAACATTGCCCTTGACGGTTTCGTAATCTTTGGATCATTCATTGCATCACTATTAGCATTATCAGTGTTCGATGGATCTCCAACATTATTCCAGTTAGTAATTTGTTTAGTTGTTGCTACACTTGCTGGTGGTTTAATGTCGTTAATCCACGCATATATCAGTATTAACTTAAAAGCTGACCAGGTTATCTCAGGTACGGCGATAAACTTAATTACACCAGCTATAGCGTTATTCTTAGTTAACCACTTTAATGGTACATATGAATTATTATTAGCAAGTGGTTTCCCAAGATATACAGTATTTGGTAAATTTACTATTTATCCAACAGTATTTATAGCTGTAATCTTAGTAATTGTAACATATTATGTAATTTACAAACGTCCATTCGGATTACGTTTGCGTTCTGTAGGGGAAAACCCACAAGCCAGTGATTCACTTGGATTAAATGTATTTAAATATCGTTATATTGGGGTATTTATTTCAGGATGTTTAGCAGGATTAGCAGGAGCTATCATTGCAACTACATTCTCTCAAGGATTCAACGCAGCAATCACAGTATACGGATTCGGATACTTAGCATTAGCAGCATTAATCTTCGGTAAATATAACCCAATTACAATTACATTAGCTTCGTTATTCTTCGGAGGAACTAAAGTATTTGCTGAGAAAGTTTCTATCTTAGCACCAGACCTACCAATCCCGGTATCATTCTGGAATATGTTCCCATTCGTAGCTACAATAATTGCACTTATCGTATTTTCTAAGAAAACTTCTACTCCAGAAGCACTTGGTATTCCATACGATAAAGGTTTAAGATAA
- a CDS encoding ABC transporter permease, giving the protein MLKKVLTNAVLPILASFIIGAILISAIGAAPGDVFGVIGDIFSDSNSIAEIFVSTIPLICTGLSVAFAFRTGLFNIGAEGQFIMGGLFAGLVAIKMEGMNFYLVLITSILVGVVVGGLWAAIAGYLKARFNISEVVVTIMLNYTALYFVQFAVPKYIKGTNDIISKPIVSADGTGYLQNSLVEGIFNNYRLGTDLFLAIFSVIIFYIVMEKTVFGYELRSVGFNPNASKFVGMKVNRNTILSMAISGAFAGLGGALYNMGPVGQVVAGSTFQGFGYMGIAVALIGANTALGSLLGALLFGFLGVLTPQLSFIGIPKDIANILIGLIVLFVAAKAIFDNKLLDKLFSSKKQKGDK; this is encoded by the coding sequence ATGTTAAAAAAAGTTTTAACTAATGCGGTGCTACCGATATTAGCTTCATTTATTATTGGGGCGATTCTTATTTCAGCAATAGGGGCAGCACCAGGAGATGTGTTTGGAGTAATCGGAGATATTTTCTCAGACTCAAACAGTATAGCTGAAATTTTTGTATCAACAATTCCATTAATTTGTACTGGATTATCTGTTGCATTTGCATTTAGAACAGGTTTATTCAACATCGGTGCAGAAGGTCAATTCATTATGGGAGGACTTTTCGCTGGACTTGTTGCGATTAAAATGGAAGGTATGAACTTCTATTTAGTATTAATTACTAGTATTTTAGTTGGGGTTGTAGTAGGTGGTCTTTGGGCAGCTATTGCAGGTTACTTAAAAGCTAGATTCAATATCAGTGAAGTAGTTGTAACAATCATGTTAAATTACACAGCTTTATATTTCGTACAATTTGCTGTACCTAAATATATTAAAGGAACTAATGATATTATTTCTAAACCAATCGTTTCAGCTGATGGAACTGGGTATTTACAAAATAGTTTAGTTGAAGGTATTTTCAATAACTATCGTTTAGGAACAGATTTATTCTTAGCTATCTTTAGTGTTATTATTTTCTATATTGTTATGGAAAAAACAGTATTCGGATATGAGTTACGTTCTGTAGGTTTTAACCCGAATGCATCAAAATTCGTAGGTATGAAAGTTAACAGAAACACAATATTATCAATGGCTATTTCAGGAGCTTTTGCTGGTCTAGGTGGTGCTCTTTACAACATGGGACCTGTAGGACAAGTAGTTGCAGGTTCAACATTCCAAGGATTTGGATATATGGGAATCGCGGTTGCTTTAATCGGTGCTAATACTGCTTTAGGATCATTATTAGGAGCATTATTATTCGGATTCCTAGGAGTATTAACTCCACAATTATCATTCATCGGTATTCCAAAAGATATCGCGAATATTTTAATTGGATTAATCGTATTATTCGTTGCAGCTAAAGCTATCTTTGATAACAAGTTGCTTGATAAATTATTTAGTAGTAAGAAACAGAAAGGAGACAAATAG
- a CDS encoding ABC transporter ATP-binding protein: protein MYAIEMLNITKKFGDFYANKDITIQVKNNEIHALLGENGAGKSTLMSVLFGMYHQEAGVIKLDGKEVDIKDPKHANKLGIGMVHQHFKLIKNFTVAENIILGMEEVKGGKIDLDSAAEKISDLSKKYGLEVDPRALVGDISVGMQQRVEILKMLYRDANILIFDEPTAVLTPAEIKEFLAILKNLQAEGKTILLITHKLNEIMAVANRCSIIRRGEYFGTVEIAETTKEQLASLMIGKDLEIIKYERSREGKKNILEVSGVYADTAEKKDILHDFNLNVREREILGIAGVDGNGQQQFVEVLNALLKETKGKIIFDGKEINSLSTAKRKELGLEIIAEDRHKDGLVLDFSVEENSVLENYYTEKFSNRGFLKKNIISKFAKEICEKYDVRKAGDEKISARSMSGGNQQKLIIGRALELHPKLLVTTQPTRGLDVGAINGIHKMLIDYRDKGNGVLLISFDLDEILTLSDRIAVIHNGNIIDIVDNDENVTKEQLGLLMAGVKK from the coding sequence ATGTACGCTATAGAAATGCTAAACATAACTAAAAAGTTTGGCGACTTCTACGCAAATAAAGATATCACTATTCAAGTAAAGAACAATGAAATTCATGCCTTACTTGGTGAAAATGGTGCTGGAAAATCTACGTTGATGTCGGTTCTTTTTGGTATGTACCATCAAGAAGCCGGTGTTATCAAATTAGATGGTAAGGAAGTTGATATTAAAGATCCTAAGCATGCTAATAAGTTAGGGATAGGTATGGTGCATCAGCACTTTAAACTTATTAAGAATTTTACTGTTGCAGAAAATATCATTCTTGGAATGGAAGAAGTAAAAGGTGGAAAAATTGATTTAGATAGCGCTGCTGAAAAGATCAGTGATTTATCTAAAAAATATGGTTTAGAAGTAGATCCAAGAGCATTAGTTGGAGATATCAGTGTAGGTATGCAACAAAGGGTTGAGATTTTGAAAATGTTATATAGAGATGCTAACATTTTAATTTTTGATGAACCTACTGCAGTTTTAACTCCTGCTGAAATTAAAGAATTCTTAGCTATTCTTAAAAATCTTCAAGCAGAAGGAAAAACTATTTTATTAATTACTCACAAACTTAACGAAATTATGGCTGTTGCGAATCGTTGTAGTATTATTCGTCGTGGAGAGTACTTTGGAACTGTTGAAATAGCAGAAACTACAAAAGAACAATTAGCAAGTCTAATGATTGGTAAAGACTTAGAAATTATTAAATATGAGCGTTCAAGAGAAGGTAAGAAAAATATTCTTGAAGTTTCAGGGGTATATGCAGATACTGCCGAGAAAAAAGATATTCTTCACGATTTTAACTTAAATGTCCGTGAACGTGAAATTCTAGGTATCGCGGGGGTTGACGGAAATGGTCAACAACAATTTGTAGAAGTACTAAATGCTTTACTTAAAGAAACAAAAGGGAAAATTATTTTCGACGGAAAAGAAATCAATTCATTATCTACTGCAAAACGTAAAGAGCTTGGACTTGAGATTATTGCAGAAGATAGACACAAAGATGGTCTTGTACTAGACTTCAGTGTTGAAGAAAACTCAGTTTTAGAAAACTATTACACAGAAAAATTCTCTAACCGTGGATTCTTGAAGAAAAATATTATCTCAAAATTTGCGAAAGAAATATGTGAAAAATATGATGTTCGTAAAGCTGGAGATGAGAAAATTTCTGCACGTAGTATGAGTGGTGGTAATCAACAAAAACTTATTATCGGGCGTGCTTTAGAATTACATCCGAAATTATTAGTAACAACACAACCTACTCGTGGACTTGATGTTGGGGCTATTAATGGTATTCACAAAATGTTAATCGATTACCGTGATAAAGGTAATGGTGTCCTGTTAATTTCATTTGACTTAGATGAAATATTAACATTGTCTGATAGAATTGCAGTTATTCACAATGGTAACATTATTGATATTGTGGATAATGATGAAAATGTAACAAAAGAACAACTTGGTCTGCTTATGGCAGGGGTTAAGAAGTAG
- a CDS encoding BMP family lipoprotein codes for MKKVFSLIAVVLSAALIIVGCSSKSSNGNSSSNNSGLKIGVVTDEGGAKDKSFNQSNVETVKAWAEKNGGKALNPIETKNQSDIAANLQNAAKASDVISLAGFYFEKELPKVADSFADKKFIFIDGVVQNKNVASVTFSEHEAGYLAGYAAALQSKTGKVGYIGGAKIPAVVKFGVGFVQGAKAAKKDIKVVYNYSGSFNDTNKGKTLAATMFDAGADVIFVAAGGTGSGSIKEAQERAAKDLKESGEVKHWIVGVDKDQYSEGVFKAKDKDGKDVEKSVILTSAVKRIDVAVANILDAIKANKFEGGTAKVFTIKEDGVGLPAENPNLSDDIKAKVKTVVEDLKSGKATVAADAAGVADKANIDGEL; via the coding sequence ATGAAAAAGGTATTTTCATTAATAGCAGTTGTTTTATCAGCAGCATTAATTATTGTTGGATGTTCTTCTAAATCATCTAACGGAAATTCATCTTCTAACAACTCTGGATTAAAAATCGGTGTTGTAACTGACGAAGGTGGAGCAAAAGATAAAAGTTTTAACCAAAGTAACGTTGAAACTGTAAAAGCTTGGGCAGAGAAAAATGGTGGAAAAGCACTTAACCCAATCGAAACTAAAAACCAAAGTGACATTGCAGCTAACTTACAAAACGCAGCAAAAGCTTCTGACGTAATTTCATTAGCTGGTTTCTACTTTGAAAAAGAATTACCAAAAGTTGCAGATTCATTTGCAGATAAAAAATTCATTTTCATCGATGGTGTAGTTCAAAACAAAAACGTTGCTTCTGTAACATTCTCAGAACACGAAGCTGGATACTTAGCTGGATATGCAGCAGCTTTACAATCAAAAACTGGTAAAGTTGGATACATTGGTGGAGCTAAAATTCCTGCAGTAGTTAAATTTGGTGTTGGATTCGTTCAAGGTGCTAAAGCAGCTAAAAAAGACATCAAAGTTGTTTACAACTACAGTGGTTCATTCAATGACACTAACAAAGGTAAAACTTTAGCAGCAACTATGTTTGATGCAGGTGCTGACGTAATCTTTGTAGCAGCTGGTGGAACTGGTAGTGGATCTATTAAAGAAGCTCAAGAAAGAGCTGCTAAAGATCTTAAAGAAAGCGGAGAAGTTAAACACTGGATCGTTGGTGTAGATAAAGACCAATATTCTGAAGGTGTATTCAAAGCTAAAGATAAAGATGGAAAAGATGTTGAAAAATCAGTTATCTTAACTTCAGCTGTTAAACGTATCGACGTAGCAGTTGCTAACATCTTAGATGCTATCAAAGCTAACAAATTTGAAGGTGGAACAGCTAAAGTCTTCACTATTAAAGAAGATGGTGTTGGACTTCCAGCAGAAAACCCTAACTTAAGCGATGATATCAAAGCTAAAGTTAAAACAGTTGTTGAAGATCTTAAGTCTGGAAAAGCAACAGTTGCAGCAGACGCAGCTGGTGTAGCTGATAAAGCTAATATCGACGGAGAACTTTAA
- a CDS encoding BMP family lipoprotein, with protein MKKLRTIFAILVALSLIVVGCSSKNAKNDTKSDGKSGYKIGVVTGEGGAKDKSFNQANVEAIQAWTKANGAKEPVVLETKTQSDLTSNLQNAAKVSDIISLAGYEFEKEIPKVAEQYKDKKFMYVDTFVDAPNIASLIFKEQEAGYLAGYIAALQSKTGKVGYIGGTKIPPVERFGIGFVQGAKAAKSDIKVMYNYSGTFSDTNKGKTLAATMYDSGADVIFVAAGNTGNGVISEAKERGIIDMSKSGEIKHWVVGVDKDQYEEGIFKGKDKDGKEYQKSAILTSAVKNIEVAVTKILNEIKEGKFTKGEHVFGIKENGVGIPKENPNLSDEVKTKVASAIEELKSGKVEVVATGDELKAKGAATNIEGEL; from the coding sequence ATGAAAAAATTACGTACTATTTTTGCAATTTTAGTTGCATTATCATTAATTGTTGTTGGTTGTTCTTCAAAGAATGCTAAGAACGACACTAAATCTGACGGAAAGAGCGGATATAAAATTGGTGTCGTAACTGGTGAAGGTGGAGCAAAAGATAAGAGTTTTAACCAAGCTAACGTAGAGGCAATTCAAGCATGGACGAAAGCTAATGGTGCAAAAGAGCCAGTTGTTTTAGAAACGAAAACTCAATCTGATTTAACTTCTAATTTACAAAATGCAGCAAAGGTATCTGATATTATTTCTTTAGCTGGTTATGAATTTGAAAAAGAAATTCCAAAAGTAGCGGAACAATATAAAGATAAAAAATTCATGTATGTTGATACTTTTGTTGATGCGCCTAATATTGCTTCATTAATCTTTAAGGAACAAGAAGCTGGTTATTTAGCCGGATATATTGCAGCTTTACAATCTAAAACAGGAAAAGTTGGATATATTGGAGGAACTAAAATTCCACCAGTAGAGCGATTTGGTATTGGTTTTGTACAAGGTGCTAAAGCGGCTAAAAGTGATATTAAAGTAATGTATAATTATAGCGGAACTTTTTCAGATACAAACAAAGGTAAAACATTAGCAGCTACTATGTATGACTCAGGTGCGGATGTAATTTTCGTTGCTGCAGGTAATACTGGTAATGGTGTAATCTCAGAAGCTAAAGAACGCGGCATTATTGATATGTCTAAGAGTGGAGAGATTAAACACTGGGTTGTAGGAGTAGATAAAGATCAATACGAAGAAGGTATTTTTAAAGGGAAAGATAAAGACGGAAAAGAATATCAAAAATCTGCTATCTTAACTTCTGCTGTTAAAAATATTGAAGTAGCAGTTACTAAAATATTAAATGAAATCAAAGAAGGTAAGTTTACAAAAGGTGAACATGTCTTTGGTATTAAAGAAAATGGTGTAGGAATTCCAAAAGAAAATCCTAACTTAAGTGATGAAGTTAAAACAAAAGTTGCTAGTGCTATCGAAGAACTAAAATCAGGTAAAGTTGAAGTAGTAGCTACTGGAGATGAACTTAAAGCTAAAGGGGCAGCTACAAATATTGAAGGGGAATTATAA
- a CDS encoding purine-nucleoside phosphorylase, translating to MTYYQNIIETANYIIKYFGEPIDYAVVLGSGITLELEDQQELGYEAIPLFPGNKHANRVKGHANKLTFGKISGKNVLVLNGRLHYYEGYSMKDVAFMTYVVKHLGVKGLFITNACGAINTNFREGDIVCLDDFISLVSNNPLMGENEPRLGERFVDMTTPFDSYLVENLHKSAKKLDITLHTGVYGFFQGPYFETRAEIRAFKTMGCDLVGMSTVPEVIAANHASLPVAVLACATNMATGIQEKKHDHEHVLQTAQKISENLKKLLIETLQNLK from the coding sequence ATGACATATTATCAAAATATTATTGAAACGGCAAACTACATAATAAAATATTTTGGCGAACCAATTGATTACGCAGTAGTATTAGGAAGTGGAATTACTTTAGAATTGGAAGATCAACAAGAACTTGGCTACGAGGCTATCCCTCTATTCCCAGGAAATAAGCACGCTAACCGTGTTAAAGGACATGCAAATAAACTAACTTTCGGAAAAATTTCTGGAAAAAATGTATTAGTATTAAATGGACGCCTTCACTATTACGAAGGATACAGCATGAAAGATGTTGCATTCATGACATACGTTGTTAAACATCTTGGAGTAAAAGGATTATTTATCACAAATGCTTGTGGTGCTATCAATACTAACTTTAGGGAAGGAGATATCGTTTGTCTTGACGACTTCATCTCTCTTGTAAGCAATAATCCATTAATGGGAGAAAATGAACCACGTCTTGGAGAAAGATTTGTTGATATGACTACTCCATTCGATTCATACTTAGTAGAAAACTTACATAAATCAGCTAAGAAGTTAGATATTACATTACACACTGGTGTTTATGGATTCTTCCAAGGACCTTACTTTGAAACACGCGCAGAGATTCGTGCATTCAAAACTATGGGATGTGACCTTGTAGGTATGTCTACAGTACCAGAAGTAATCGCTGCAAACCACGCATCACTTCCAGTTGCAGTATTAGCATGCGCTACTAATATGGCAACAGGTATTCAAGAGAAAAAACACGATCACGAGCACGTACTACAAACTGCACAAAAAATTAGCGAAAACCTGAAAAAACTTTTAATCGAAACACTACAAAATTTAAAATAA